In Saprospiraceae bacterium, the sequence AAATCATTCATGGTGACCATGCCTTGCACCTGTCCATATTCGTCTGTAACGATGCCAAAATGGATTTTAGTGTCTTTAAATTGTTGCAATGCTTTGTATGCACTGGTGTTCTCTATCAGATACTTAGGTTCCTTAAGGTAATCATTTAGTTTAAAGTGGTCATCATCTATATGAGTGAACAGATCTTTCAGAAATACAACGCCTTTGACACTGTCTTTATCACCATCCATCACCGGATAAACGGAGTGTAGCTCATCACTTACTTGTTTGCGTACAGCATCGGCAGTATCATTGGTATCTAGAAAAACGATCTCATTACGATGAGTCATCAAAGACGAAATTTTGCGATCTCCCAAATGAAAGACTCTTTCCACTATGTCTTGCTCGATTTCCTGTACTTCACCGCCTTCTGTGCCTTCCTGGATGATTTGTCTGATCTCTTCTTCTGTTACTTTACTGTCAGAGGTCGTCTTTATTCTAAAAAACTGGATGAATAAGTCGCCGGTGTGGGTCAATAACCATACAAACGGGGAAGTGATAGAAGCCAAAGCTTTCATCGGCCTGGCCATTATTTTGGAGATTTTTTCGGGATAAGCCAGCCCTATCCTCTTTGGGATCAATTCTCCAAAAACCAATGAGAAAAAAGTGATACAGATTACTACCACAGCAATTGCTATCGTGTGGGCATAATGTTCTAATGCAGGAATTTGTTCTAATTTTAATTGAAAAGGGTCTGTGATATTTTCACCACTATAGATACCCATCAAGATGCCAATAAGGGTTATCCCAATCTGGACCGTAGATAAAAATTTATTGGGTGAAAGGGCAGTATCCAGCGCTATTCTGGCATTTTGATCGCCACGTTTGGCAGATGACTCCAGTCTGCTTTTGCGTGCGGAGACCAAGGCTATCTCTGACATAGAGAATACACCATTTAACAAAATCAAGAAAAACAGTATTAAAATCTCCATGCTTTACTCAAATCGTGAAAACGGGATAGGGCATATTTTGTGACACAATTTCACGGCAATAATACAACATTCCTTGCTATTTGCCTAGATGACCCTAAAAGATCTACACCTATCTCAATGATATCTCCTTGATGCACAAATCTTTGTGGGTTTCTACCCATACCTACGCCAAAGGGTGTACCTGTACTGATCACATCTCCTGGCAATAAGCTCATAAACTGACTAAGGTAGTGTACCAGGAATCTTATATTATAAACCATGTCTGCAGTGGTTGAATTTTGGACCATTTCACCATTAAGTTTGGTCCATAATGTCAGATTTTGAGGGTCTGGCATCTCATCCGAAGTAAGGATAAAAGGGCCGAGAGGGGCAAAATGATCACAACTCTTACCTTTGACCCATTGACCTCCACGCTCTAATTGATATGCACGCTCACTATAATCATTGTGCAGACAATAGCCAAAAATATACTCGTCTACCTGTTCCAAAGGTATGTAAGAGCCTTTTTTGCCAATGATAAATGCCAGCTCGACTTCGTAATCTGTTTTTATTGAACCCGGAGGTATCAAAACATCATCATTAGGCCCGCAGATCGAACTAGTCGATTTAAAGAATATGACTGGCTCTTTTGGGATCTCTGCTCCAGTCTCCTTGGCATGCTGTGCATAATTGAGACCAATACAGATCAGCTTGGATGGTCGCGCTAACGGAGGACCGAGCCTCGTAGACGGATCGACCTCTACAAAATCAGCCCCACTATCGACATAATCCTTTAACTCCTGTATTTGACCTGAGGTAAAAAATGACTCATCATAATCCGGTATCACATCACTAACATCTATATATCTTCCGTCAGATAATATCAATCCTGGCTTTTCCAGGTCCGTTGGTCCAAATCGAATCAGTTTCATATTGCAGATTTTCTATTTATTGGTTTAATGTATTTTCAAGAGTTTAAAGTGATAAAACCTCCGTCTATCGGAAAGTCGGTGCCTGTCACAAAGGCTGACTCATCGCTACACAAGTACAAGGCCAGGTGTGCAATCTCTTCAGGTGCTCCCATGCGGCCTATGGGTTGGGTTTTTGCGAGCTGTTCGAAGATTTCTTTTTCTTTGCCGGGATAAGTTTTGGCTATGTATCCATCCACAAAAGGGGTATGCACTCTTCCAGGGCTTATGCTGTTGCATCGTATCCCGTGACGGACATAATCTTTAGCCACAGAGCGGGTCATAGCCAATACAGCTCCTTTGGAAACTGAATATGCAAAGCGCTCACTGATGCCTACCGAACCTGCAACTGAAGCTATATTAAGGATATTACCTTTGTTTCGCTCGACCATATATGGTATAACGGCGTTGATCATGTGAAAATATCCTTTTACATTGATATCCTGTACTTTATCATACTCCTGAGGGGTAGTGCTTTGAGCGGTCCCAATATGTCCTATGCCGGCATTATTGATGAGGATGTCAATCGGACGATGAGCTTCGATAGATTGAATAGTGTCAATGATCAAAGTCAGGTCAGTGACATCAATCTCGTAGGCCTCTGCCTGACCACCCGATAGTTTGATTTGATTGACAGTAGATTCGGCAGCCTGCATATTGGCATCAAAAATAAATACATAGGCTCCCTGGGAGGCTAATACCATAGCTATAGATTGGCCTATGCCGCTACCAGCTCCGGTGATCACTACATTTTTTTTATTCAGATCAAACATTTAGACAAATATTGAATATTTTTTTAGAAAGTGTTGATCGCTTATAACTTAAATACAAGCTTAGCAGGCATCCATTTGGAGCCTGGTGGAAGGCCTGGCAGTCCTTCCTGATAGTTCCACATGAGTTCCTCCCATTCCTGTACTCTGGGATTGTTTTTATCCAAAATCATTTTTTTCTCAAAACTAAAAGATTCATCACCCTCGACGACCATAAAAAGCCTGTTGAGTACTCTGTATATTTCCATTTCCAGTATGCCGGAATCTCTAAGACTTTGTAAAATATCGGGCCATACAGCTTCATGATATTTTTCGTATTCAGAGATAATTTCAGGATCATTTTTGAGGTCCAGAGCAAAACAATTACGCGCCATATATTTTAAGATTGATGTTTTAATATAGTATTCCTCAACCGAATCGGTCCTCATAAATTGAATGAGGTATTATGATTGGGTCAGAGCTCGGTCGAGGTGAGTATAACCACCATCCACAAACACGTGCTGACCGGTGATATGAGAGGCCCTCGGAGATAATAAAAATACTGCCATGTCCGCTATCTCCTGAGGAGTGGTAAATCTTTTTTCAAATGGAATTTGAGATGCAATGAGTTCTTTTTTAGCTTGAGGATCAGGAAAAGTGCCTACCCACCATTCATAGAGCGGAGTCCAGACTTCTGCCGGTACCAAAGCATTGACCCGAATGCTGTATTTTAATAATTCTGCTGCCCAATCCCTGGTCAGTCCGAGGATCCCGGCTTTGGCACATACATACCCCGAGGTACCTCCTTGTCCGGTGATAGCAGTCTTTGAACTGGTGTTGAGTATAGTCCCTTTTGATGCTTTTAGATGAGGCAGACATAGATAGGCCATATTGTAATAATGCATCAGGTTTTTTTGCAGACTCATCTCGAAAGCTTCCGGATTGCCATGTTCAAGACCTATGTTGTCATTGATGCCAGCATTATTAAGCAATCCATCTAACCGTCCGAAATGTTTGACAGTGAGATTGACACCGTCCATACATTGATCAAATTCTGTAAGGTCTGTTTTGAGAAAAATAGAATGACCACCTGCTTCTTTGAGTTCTTGCATCAGCAGCATTCCAGCTTTATCATCTTTGTCCATGATCACGGGAATGGCTTGCTCCGCAACGAGTGTATGGGCTATAGCTCTACCGATGCCTTTTGCCCCTCCTGTGATGAGGAAGACTTTTTGTTGTATACCTAAATCCATGATACATCTAAATTATAAAATTGAATGGCATTTTTATAGAATATCTTTTTTTGTTGTTCTGCAGAGAATTCACCAAAATAAGTCTTGGCAATATCAAGTACATTTTTATAGCTGCCGGCTAAGAGACACACCGGCCAATCTGAACCATACATCAACCTGTCTGCCCCGAAGACTTCTGTCACGGTGTCAAGAGCTGGTGTAAAATCAGTATACTGCCATTTTTTCCAATCGGCTTCTGTCACCATCCCGGAGATTTTGCAGTATACGTTAGGCAGATCATGAAAGTTGGCCATAAGTTCACTCCAATTGTCAAATTGATGTTGACGGATCGCTGGTTTAGCTAGGTGGTCAATGATAAATTTTTGCTGCGGAAACTTTTTTGCCAAATGATATGCAGTAAATAAGTGTTTTGGATAAATCAGAATATCATAAGTGAGATTCAAAGGGGCTAATAAGTTCATACCATGTAGAAAAGTGCTTTGCTCCATGAAACCATCTTCCTCACCTTGCAAAACCATCCTTACCCCTTTAAATTTTTCAAATTGAGCATAGTACTCAAGTCTTTGGAGTACATTTGGATTACACAAATCAACCCAACCAACTACTCCTTTGATAAAATCATGGTCAGTGGCAAGTTTTAACAGAGTATTCGTTTCCACCTCCGATGATAATGCTTGCACGGCTATACAGGCATCAATACCATTGTGCTCATAGATGGGTTTTAAGTCGTTAGGGAAAAAATCTTGCTTGAGAGCTGGCATACTATCATCTATCCAATCGTAATCCGCCTCATTGTATTTCCAGAAATGCTGGTGACTATCTATTATATGCATACAGTACTTATATGCGAATGTAAGCAATAGTTGGTAGTATACCTTTGCATCATTTTTTTTAATTAAGTTTGTCAAAACTTTTTTCTTTATGATCAGAATTCTGCTCTCAATAGTAGTGCTCTATACATTTCTGCCATTAGGTGCCCAAAAACCGCTGACCCAGGTCAAAATAGAAGCATTAAAAAAGGAAGTACAGGACAAGATCAATGGGCAACAAAAAATGGCTCAGGTGATGGTAGATAAAATATTCAGCTTTGCTGAACTAGGTTTCCAGGAAGTAGAAACTTCCAACTATATCTGCAACATTTTAGAAAAAAATGGATTTGAAGTGACCAAAGGAATTTCTGGAGTACCGACAGCCTGGTGGGCTAAATGGGGTAGTGGACATCCTATCATTGCCATTGGATCTGATCTCGATTGTATACCCAAAGCTTCTCAAAAACCGGGTGTGGCCTTTCATGATCCTATCGTCGAAGGCGCTCCAGGTCATGGAGAAGGTCATAACAGTGGCGTGCCGCTTAACATCCTTAGTGTATTGTCGGTCAAGGAAGTTATGCAAAGAGAAAAAATGTCGGGAACATTAATCTTATGGCCTGGTGTGGCTGAAGAATTGGTTGCCACTAAAGCTTTTTACACCCGCGATGGATATTTTGACTCGGTAGACTTATGCATTTTCACTCATGTCAATAACAACTTGTCCGTATCCTATGGTCAGGCGCAAGGCACTGGCCTGATCTCTGTGGAATATGAATTTGAAGGTGAAGCTGCCCACGCCGGCATGGCTCCCTGGAGAGGACGGAGTGCCGCCGATGCTGTGGAATTGATGAGTATTGGGTGGCAATATCAAAGAGAGCATTTGGACCCCCTTCAAAGGTCACATTCTGTCATCACCAATGGAGGGGATCAGCCCAATGTAGTTCCTTCAAAAGCATCTATCTGGTATTATTTTAGACATATTACCTATCCTCAGATCATGAATCTGTACGAAAAAGCCAATCGTATAGCGGACGGAGCAGCAATGATGACAGGCACTAAAGTGAGCCATAAAATATTAGGCTCTGCCTGGCCCAGGCATTTTAATCAACCTATGGCAGAACTCGCTTATCAAAACATAAAAAAAGTGGGCCTGCCTTCCTGGACTGACCAAGATCAGGCTATGGCGAAAGCATTGCAGGTCGAAGTTGGATCTCCGCAAAAGGATGGCCTCGCTATTAAACTGGATACGCTGGAAGCACCTAAAAGCAATCCTGTCAGCGGAGGTTCGGACGATATTGGCGATATATCCTGGAAGTTACCTACTATCACCCTGGGGTATCCATCTAATATACCCGGATTGCAAGGTCATCACTGGTCCAATGCCGTAGCGATGGCTACCCCAGTAGCCCATAAAGGCGTGGTCGCAGGTGCAAAAGTAGAAGCGATGACCCTTTTAGATATACTGACTACACCCAATTTTACTCAAAAGGCCTGGGATTATTTTCGCAATGAGCAGGGTATGGAAATAAAATACACACCAATGGTAGGTAAAGAAGACAAACCCGCCATCTATCTCAATAAAGAAATCATGGATACCTACAGACCCCAGCTCAAGCCCTATTATTATGATGAGACAAAATATAGCAGCTACCTGGAGCAACTGGGCATCAAATACCCCACTATTAAGTCCAAGTCTTAGTCACCGGCACTTATTTATTCACCTATTTCAAAAGAATTATCTTGGAAAAAAAGACACGGATCATCCCCACCGGAGAATTTGTTTTTTTGGATGGACCTAAGCCGAGGACCTTTGAATTTATCTTTGCATTCAAAGTTTGGAAAGAGTTTATCAAAGGATTCCGGACACTTCATTTCATTGGCCCGGCGATAACTGTTTTTGGAGGGGCCAGGTTCAAACCCGGTGAGCATTATTATGAGAAAGCTGTTGAGGTTGGAAAAGCTATCGCTGAGCTTGGATTTGCCACTGTGACTGGAGGAGGACCTGGTATCATGGAAGCGGCCAATAAGGGAGCTTTTGAAAACGGCGGATTATCAATTGGCATCAATATACTTTTACCATTTGAGCAACATGGCAATCCTTATGTTCATAAAACGGTGACAATCAATTACTTTTTTGTCAGAAAAACTTTATTGCTTAAATATTCTTATGCTTTTATAGTGATGCCCGGAGGTTTTGGTACCATGGATGAGCTCTTTGAAACGATCACTTTGATGCAAACAGATATTGTTACAGACTTTCCTGTCGTATTGATAGGTAAACAATACTGGAACAAACTATTTGATTTTATGGAAGTAATGAACGAACACAAAACCATTTCACCAGAGGACAAATATCTTTTAAAAGTGACTGACTCCATCGATGAAGCTATGGATTACATCCAAAAGTATGTAGGGGACAATTATAAGGTTGAAAAAAGAAATAAACCTTTGTGGTGGTTATTTGAGAAGTCTTGATCAGATAATGTAGGGAACCTGATTTATCCCACTTTTAAACCAATTGGAGTAAACTCTAAATCACACCTAATGCCTTTACTAAATATGTTCCAAAGAAGGGAAGGGCAACCCAAAACCATTCTGGTTTGAATATCAGGAAGAGAACTATAGCTGTAAATGAAACCGCAGTATAGATCCACATGAGTTTGGTCGATTCGTTTTTTGCTTCAGACATGCTGGTGATTGTTTGAGCCGCAAATTTAGCAAATTGAGTGATAAATAGTAGATTTTTTCAATTATTGGTGAGATATGCTTATCCTCCACATTGTATAAAACAAAAAAGGTGCAGAAAACTTAGGCCTTCCACACCTTCTTTTTGGGATGCAATTGTCATTACAACATTATTTTATATCCAATATTTATGCCAAAACCATAATTTTTTAGTTTTAAATCCACCAAAGTATTATCTAAAACTCTGTTTAATCCCTGGCTATAACTGGCTTGAAACAAGATCGATCCGCTGCCAAACGATATGGCTGTGCCTACACCTAAGTTTGCTCCAAGCTCGAGCCTGTTGTACATGTTGTCATTCAGGTTCAAGTCGGTCTTATTAATATTGATATCCACTAAAAAATTAGCTTTGGTGCGAACATCACCACTTAGGGCATAACCCAGGGTCGGTCCTGCGAACGCATAGATTTTGGCAGGACCGGCATCGATGGTGTACTCTAAGTTTAATGGTGCTTCAATATATCTCATGGTGGTATTAGCCTGAATGCCGACATTAATTGGTAAATTGAAAAGATTCATAGCCATGTTTTCATCGAGGATAAATCCTTTTTCTTTATATTTTATTCCACTTGAAAAACCAAAGGAGCTTTCACCAAAAGATTGGTGGATCAATGCCTGGATTTCAAGACCAGGATGCATAGTCCTTTGGGGACGAAGTGCAGCATCCAATCCAGTCATGGATACATTGGACCAGGTAGGACCGAGTGATAGTTCAAGATTGGTCTGACCTAGCATAAAAGAGGTGGTCACCAGGAGTACGAAAAATGTAATAATCGGTTTCATAATTAAAGTGATTTGACATAATCACGAAACCATAGCGTTAAGCAGTGTTAAATAAGGGTTAGGGTTTCATTAATGTTTCAAAAAAAACCGCTTTAATTCCAGTCTGGAATTAAAGCGGTAGAAGTTTTTTGGAATCAATCTAACTAAGCTGCTTTCTTAAAAAGACCACCTATCAGGGAGCCAGCACCACCTCCAACTAAAGCAGTAAGTATAGAAGCTATATCGAGGCCACCGCCCCCCATAGCTGCACCGTCAGCAGCTCCACTGCCAAATAGTCCTAGGGCAGAAGTGATCATAGGCAGAATATTACCACCTACGGCACCAGACAACAAGTTGCCAATTAAGCCTAGACCATTTTTCTTGATCAGACTACCTAGCCAACCGCCACCAGCGCCAAATACAGCATTAAGTAAATAAGGAACAATTGAATCCATAACATTTAAGGTTTAAGATAAAAAAATAGATTTACGAAAACCAAAGTAGACAATTTTATTCTATGTACAAAACCTTTTGCTATAGAAGATTGTAGGCTGTCACCATGAGTTTATAAAATCTTATAATTCAAATTAAGCACACCACTTACTGTTGGTCTCTTTCGATAATCTTGCCAGTTTTCTTTACTTTCAGGATCAGTTTGTGCCGTCCATCATGAGTGACTTCTTCTTTGATAAAATAATGGTCATCATCATAATCGGTGTATCCAGATATTTTTTGCAGTCCGGATTGGCCTCTCCACTCCTTGAGATCGATCACCTCCCATTTACCACTTTTTGCTGAAGCATAACAAGCATCCAGGATAGCATTGACTATATACCCATCATAAAAAGTTTCTAAAGGTGCCCGATGGTGTTCTGCAGAATCAAACATGTCAGTAAACATATGATTGTAGCCCAATTCATTGACTTCATCACCTACCGGAAACAACCACCCTGCATTTGATTCAGCTTTTTCTGCAACATAATCTGCGCCTTTGCCTGATGTAAAAGCTTCGAACCCTGTACGCAAAAAACTGTTGACCCAAATAGTGCCTTCTGTGCCCATGACTTCATCTCTCAGGTCCATGCCTCCTCTAAAGGACCAACTGGTTTCAAATTGGCCTATGGCCCCATTTTCATATTCTATAAGAGCAATTGCGTGGTCTTCTGCCTCAATGGGTTTAGCTTGGGTGGCAGCCCAGCAAAAGGCCTTTACCGGTTTTATATCTTTACCAATATAATTTCGGGCGATTTCTACACAATGGCAGCCAAGGTCGAGCATACATCCGCCACCGGCTTGTTCTTTATCCC encodes:
- a CDS encoding fumarylacetoacetate hydrolase family protein — its product is MKLIRFGPTDLEKPGLILSDGRYIDVSDVIPDYDESFFTSGQIQELKDYVDSGADFVEVDPSTRLGPPLARPSKLICIGLNYAQHAKETGAEIPKEPVIFFKSTSSICGPNDDVLIPPGSIKTDYEVELAFIIGKKGSYIPLEQVDEYIFGYCLHNDYSERAYQLERGGQWVKGKSCDHFAPLGPFILTSDEMPDPQNLTLWTKLNGEMVQNSTTADMVYNIRFLVHYLSQFMSLLPGDVISTGTPFGVGMGRNPQRFVHQGDIIEIGVDLLGSSRQIARNVVLLP
- a CDS encoding L-rhamnose mutarotase, with protein sequence MARNCFALDLKNDPEIISEYEKYHEAVWPDILQSLRDSGILEMEIYRVLNRLFMVVEGDESFSFEKKMILDKNNPRVQEWEELMWNYQEGLPGLPPGSKWMPAKLVFKL
- a CDS encoding HlyC/CorC family transporter — protein: MEILILFFLILLNGVFSMSEIALVSARKSRLESSAKRGDQNARIALDTALSPNKFLSTVQIGITLIGILMGIYSGENITDPFQLKLEQIPALEHYAHTIAIAVVVICITFFSLVFGELIPKRIGLAYPEKISKIMARPMKALASITSPFVWLLTHTGDLFIQFFRIKTTSDSKVTEEEIRQIIQEGTEGGEVQEIEQDIVERVFHLGDRKISSLMTHRNEIVFLDTNDTADAVRKQVSDELHSVYPVMDGDKDSVKGVVFLKDLFTHIDDDHFKLNDYLKEPKYLIENTSAYKALQQFKDTKIHFGIVTDEYGQVQGMVTMNDLLEALVGGADDFYENEFAFDEREDGSWLIDGHYPFADFLHYFGLDELAPDFEFNTLGGLLLHQLKHIPKQGEKIQWKDFELEVIDMDGAKIDKLLVKKI
- a CDS encoding SDR family oxidoreductase is translated as MDLGIQQKVFLITGGAKGIGRAIAHTLVAEQAIPVIMDKDDKAGMLLMQELKEAGGHSIFLKTDLTEFDQCMDGVNLTVKHFGRLDGLLNNAGINDNIGLEHGNPEAFEMSLQKNLMHYYNMAYLCLPHLKASKGTILNTSSKTAITGQGGTSGYVCAKAGILGLTRDWAAELLKYSIRVNALVPAEVWTPLYEWWVGTFPDPQAKKELIASQIPFEKRFTTPQEIADMAVFLLSPRASHITGQHVFVDGGYTHLDRALTQS
- a CDS encoding peptidase dimerization domain-containing protein, with translation MIRILLSIVVLYTFLPLGAQKPLTQVKIEALKKEVQDKINGQQKMAQVMVDKIFSFAELGFQEVETSNYICNILEKNGFEVTKGISGVPTAWWAKWGSGHPIIAIGSDLDCIPKASQKPGVAFHDPIVEGAPGHGEGHNSGVPLNILSVLSVKEVMQREKMSGTLILWPGVAEELVATKAFYTRDGYFDSVDLCIFTHVNNNLSVSYGQAQGTGLISVEYEFEGEAAHAGMAPWRGRSAADAVELMSIGWQYQREHLDPLQRSHSVITNGGDQPNVVPSKASIWYYFRHITYPQIMNLYEKANRIADGAAMMTGTKVSHKILGSAWPRHFNQPMAELAYQNIKKVGLPSWTDQDQAMAKALQVEVGSPQKDGLAIKLDTLEAPKSNPVSGGSDDIGDISWKLPTITLGYPSNIPGLQGHHWSNAVAMATPVAHKGVVAGAKVEAMTLLDILTTPNFTQKAWDYFRNEQGMEIKYTPMVGKEDKPAIYLNKEIMDTYRPQLKPYYYDETKYSSYLEQLGIKYPTIKSKS
- a CDS encoding outer membrane beta-barrel protein; translated protein: MKPIITFFVLLVTTSFMLGQTNLELSLGPTWSNVSMTGLDAALRPQRTMHPGLEIQALIHQSFGESSFGFSSGIKYKEKGFILDENMAMNLFNLPINVGIQANTTMRYIEAPLNLEYTIDAGPAKIYAFAGPTLGYALSGDVRTKANFLVDININKTDLNLNDNMYNRLELGANLGVGTAISFGSGSILFQASYSQGLNRVLDNTLVDLKLKNYGFGINIGYKIML
- a CDS encoding TIGR00730 family Rossman fold protein, whose product is MILEKKTRIIPTGEFVFLDGPKPRTFEFIFAFKVWKEFIKGFRTLHFIGPAITVFGGARFKPGEHYYEKAVEVGKAIAELGFATVTGGGPGIMEAANKGAFENGGLSIGINILLPFEQHGNPYVHKTVTINYFFVRKTLLLKYSYAFIVMPGGFGTMDELFETITLMQTDIVTDFPVVLIGKQYWNKLFDFMEVMNEHKTISPEDKYLLKVTDSIDEAMDYIQKYVGDNYKVEKRNKPLWWLFEKS
- a CDS encoding Gfo/Idh/MocA family oxidoreductase encodes the protein MQKIGMLGSGFIGRFYAEAIHGQRSKDQVVAIYARREESAQKFATDYGCSIWSTNMEDIIKHPDVNMICIALPNNKHEEAVLLCAKHKKNVVCTKPLGRNGEEAFRMMEAVEQSGIFAGYLEDLCYTPKFLKALEMVKAGSLGRILWAKSRETHPGPHSDWFWDKEQAGGGCMLDLGCHCVEIARNYIGKDIKPVKAFCWAATQAKPIEAEDHAIALIEYENGAIGQFETSWSFRGGMDLRDEVMGTEGTIWVNSFLRTGFEAFTSGKGADYVAEKAESNAGWLFPVGDEVNELGYNHMFTDMFDSAEHHRAPLETFYDGYIVNAILDACYASAKSGKWEVIDLKEWRGQSGLQKISGYTDYDDDHYFIKEEVTHDGRHKLILKVKKTGKIIERDQQ
- a CDS encoding glucose 1-dehydrogenase translates to MFDLNKKNVVITGAGSGIGQSIAMVLASQGAYVFIFDANMQAAESTVNQIKLSGGQAEAYEIDVTDLTLIIDTIQSIEAHRPIDILINNAGIGHIGTAQSTTPQEYDKVQDINVKGYFHMINAVIPYMVERNKGNILNIASVAGSVGISERFAYSVSKGAVLAMTRSVAKDYVRHGIRCNSISPGRVHTPFVDGYIAKTYPGKEKEIFEQLAKTQPIGRMGAPEEIAHLALYLCSDESAFVTGTDFPIDGGFITLNS
- a CDS encoding amidohydrolase family protein, yielding MHIIDSHQHFWKYNEADYDWIDDSMPALKQDFFPNDLKPIYEHNGIDACIAVQALSSEVETNTLLKLATDHDFIKGVVGWVDLCNPNVLQRLEYYAQFEKFKGVRMVLQGEEDGFMEQSTFLHGMNLLAPLNLTYDILIYPKHLFTAYHLAKKFPQQKFIIDHLAKPAIRQHQFDNWSELMANFHDLPNVYCKISGMVTEADWKKWQYTDFTPALDTVTEVFGADRLMYGSDWPVCLLAGSYKNVLDIAKTYFGEFSAEQQKKIFYKNAIQFYNLDVSWI